A region from the Euleptes europaea isolate rEulEur1 chromosome 13, rEulEur1.hap1, whole genome shotgun sequence genome encodes:
- the CAMKK2 gene encoding calcium/calmodulin-dependent protein kinase kinase 2 — protein sequence MTTCVSRRPATEKLVGCNESLGPRQEASDSPRCFSALNVRCLGAMDSFVVVTEYDSTPRPGQGQPDDLEDEEPMEPCEGQSGASGPGETEEKGFLGGASEGPLREPRSKLTLSSRKLSLQERSQSVQSPGSNSGVNGRYIYPSLPYSPVTSPHSSPRLPRRPTIESHRVSITGLQDCVQLNQYTLKDEIGKGSYGVVKLAYNEDDNTYYAMKVLSKKKLMRQAGFPRRPPPRGAKTPLEGLCQPKGPIEQVYQEIAILKKLDHPNVVKLVEVLDDPSEDHLYMVFELMKKGPVMEVPTLKPLTEDQTRFYFQDLIKGIEYLHYQKIVHRDIKPSNLLVGEDGHVKIADFGVSNEFKGADALLTNTVGTPAFMAPETLSETRKIFSGKALDVWAMGITLYCFVFGQCPFMDERILSLHSKIKSQMLEFPDQPDISDELKDLITQMLDKNPESRITVPEVKVHPWVTKNGVEPLPTEDENCTLVEVTEEEVENSVKHIPSLATVILVKSMIRKRSFGNPFEGSRRDERSLSAPGNLLTKNKSGNVKYYFSQRKQGSEDNLKLSSDLPDVDEDELLS from the exons ATGACAACATGCGTCTCCCGCAGACCTGCCACCGAGAAGCTCGTAGGCTGCAATGAGTCTCTCGGCCCGCGCCAGGAGGCTTCTGATTCCCCACGTTGCTTCTCGGCTCTGAATGTGCGTTGCCTGGGCGCCATGGATTCTTTCGTTGTCGTGACAGAGTATGACTCTACCCCTCGGCCCGGACAGGGGCAGCCGGACGATTTGGAGGATGAGGAACCGATGGAACCCTGCGAGGGACAGTCGGGGGCGTCGGGTCCTGGAGAAACGGAGGAGAAGGGTTTCCTCGGAGGTGCTTCCGAGGGTCCTTTGAGGGAGCCGCGAAGCAAGCTGACTCTCTCAAGTCGAAAACTTTCTCTCCAGGAGCGGTCTCAGTCGGTCCAGTCTCCTGGCAGCAACTCGGGTGTAAACGGACGCTACATCTATCCTTCCCTCCCGTATTCCCCCGTCACGTCTCCACATTCTTCACCTCGTCTGCCCCGGAGGCCGACGATAGAGTCCCACAGAGTTTCTATCACTGGTTTGCAG GACTGTGTGCAGTTAAATCAATACACATTGAAAGACGAAATCGGAAAG GGCTCCTATGGGGTCGTGAAGCTGGCCTACAACGAAGATGACAACACCTACTAT GCAATGAAAGTGCTTTCCAAAAAGAAGCTGATGAGACAAGCAGGGTTTCCAC GCCGTCCGCCCCCTCGCGGTGCCAAGACCCCCCTGGAAGGCTTGTGCCAACCCAAAGGCCCCATTGAACAGGTGTATCAAGAAATCGCCATCTTGAAAAAACTCGACCACCCGAATGTAGTGAAGCTGGTGGAG GTGCTAGATGACCCCAGCGAAGATCATCTGTACATGG TATTTGAACTTATGAAAAAAGG GCCTGTGATGGAAGTCCCAACCCTGAAACCGCTGACTGAAGACCAGACACGTTTCTACTTCCAAGACTTGATCAAAGGCATCGAATACC TGCATTACCAAAAGATCGTCCACCGGGATATTAAGCCTTCCAATCTCTTAGTCGGAGAAGATGGCCACGTCAAGATTGCCGATTTTGGTGTGAGCAACGAGTTCAAAGGGGCCGACGCTCTGTTAACCAACACAGTGGGCACCCCAGCTTTCATGGCCCCAGAAACCCTGTCGGAAACCaggaaaatattttctggaaag gctTTAGATGTTTGGGCTATGGGAATCACCCTCTACTGTTTCGTCTTTGGGCAG TGCCCGTTTATGGATGAGAGGATTCTAAGTTTGCACAGCAAAATCAAGAGTCAGATGCTGGAGTTCCCTGACCA GCCAGATATTTCTGATGAACTGAAGGATCTGATAACGCAGATGCTGGACAAAAACCCCGAATCCAGAATCACGGTCCCGGAAGTTAAG GTACACCCTTGGGTCACCAAGAACGGAGTCGAGCCATTGCCAACGGAAGATGAGAACTGCACACTGGTGGAAGTGACGGAAGAAGAGGTCGAGAATTCGGTGAAACACATCCCGAGCTTGGCCACTGTG ATCCTGGTGAAGTCCATGATCAGGAAAAGGTCTTTTGGGAACCCGTTTGAGGGGAGCAGAAGAGACGAGAGATCCTTGTCTGCACCGGGGAATCTGTTGAC aAAAAACAAATCGGGGAATGTGAAGTATTACTTCAGTCAAAG gAAGCAAGGCAGCGAAGACAACCTTAAGCTCAGCAGCGACCTGCCAGATGTGGACGAAGACGAATTGCTTTCTTGA